The following proteins come from a genomic window of Acinetobacter sp. SAAs474:
- a CDS encoding O-methyltransferase has product MDLYHFEQQMQVLYQQFKAHDLQQKDRLDKYRNIETESAKFLSILIRTQQSQCVLEIGTSTGYSTLWLAQALQQTQGELHTLEIDTQRSQQAQQYAKDFQLHEIIQFHIIDALDFLQHTTQKFDLILLDAERDQYVKYWPYLHQMLKQKGSLLVVDNVISHATQVDDFIQQIQCDSRLLISTLNIGAGLLLVSGYSEDQHDYIDD; this is encoded by the coding sequence GGATTTATATCATTTTGAACAGCAGATGCAAGTGCTTTATCAACAATTTAAAGCACATGATCTTCAGCAAAAGGATCGTTTGGACAAGTATCGTAATATTGAAACAGAGTCTGCAAAATTTTTGTCGATTTTAATTCGTACTCAACAATCGCAATGTGTTTTAGAAATAGGTACATCAACAGGCTATTCAACATTATGGTTAGCGCAAGCCTTACAGCAAACACAGGGTGAGTTGCATACGCTTGAAATTGATACTCAGCGCTCACAGCAAGCTCAACAATATGCTAAAGACTTTCAACTACACGAGATTATTCAGTTTCATATCATTGATGCACTTGATTTTTTACAACATACGACACAAAAGTTTGATCTTATTCTTTTGGATGCTGAACGTGATCAATATGTTAAATATTGGCCTTATTTACATCAAATGTTAAAACAAAAAGGTAGTCTATTGGTGGTCGATAATGTTATTTCACATGCCACACAAGTAGATGATTTTATTCAACAGATTCAATGTGATTCTCGGTTATTGATTTCAACTTTAAATATAGGGGCTGGATTATTGTTGGTCAGTGGTTACTCAGAAGATCAGCATGATTATATTGATGATTAA
- a CDS encoding KTSC domain-containing protein has protein sequence MGITNVVTFWNYNTTSKYLKIFYNDGTADLFHPVPQVIFDHLVRSQDKRHFIKKNLEYNLLFTRISLQ, from the coding sequence ATGGGAATAACAAATGTCGTCACATTTTGGAACTACAATACTACTTCAAAATATTTAAAAATTTTTTATAATGATGGAACGGCAGATCTATTTCATCCGGTGCCTCAAGTGATTTTTGATCATTTAGTCCGATCACAAGATAAGCGTCATTTTATTAAAAAAAATTTAGAATACAACTTACTCTTTACACGTATTTCATTACAATAA